The following are encoded together in the Gemmatimonadaceae bacterium genome:
- a CDS encoding ABC transporter permease: protein MRETCALILASWRTALSYRLSMVFSLVGVLVSVVPVYYLARALQTTMAQKIELQGGEYFAFLLVGMIATAFIMTAVNAIPGVVSSGIATGTLEALLSTRASLTSLVAGLIGYGFVWTSLRSVVMLATGLALGVHLVWSAWLSSLLIMTLIVLAYLPFGLFAASLQLAFRTAGPLPSIVLIASSFLGGVYYPTHIMPSWLPRLSDAIPLTYGLRALRETLLEGIPFRMVIPDVATLFGFVLVLTALSLFALTEALHYARRSGTLAQY, encoded by the coding sequence ATGCGTGAGACCTGTGCGCTGATCCTCGCGTCGTGGCGGACCGCGTTGAGCTATCGGCTGTCGATGGTCTTCTCGCTCGTTGGCGTGCTGGTGAGCGTCGTGCCGGTGTACTACCTCGCTCGCGCCCTGCAAACGACCATGGCGCAAAAGATCGAGCTGCAGGGCGGCGAGTACTTCGCCTTCTTGCTCGTCGGCATGATCGCGACCGCCTTCATCATGACGGCCGTGAACGCGATTCCGGGCGTGGTGTCGAGCGGCATCGCGACCGGCACGTTGGAGGCGCTGTTGAGCACGCGGGCGTCCTTGACGTCGCTCGTGGCGGGCCTCATCGGATACGGATTCGTGTGGACCTCGCTGCGCAGCGTGGTGATGCTCGCCACCGGACTTGCGTTAGGCGTGCACCTCGTCTGGAGCGCGTGGCTGTCGTCGCTGCTCATCATGACGCTCATCGTGCTGGCGTATCTTCCGTTCGGCCTCTTCGCGGCCTCGCTCCAGCTGGCGTTCCGGACGGCGGGTCCCTTGCCGTCGATCGTGCTCATCGCTTCCAGTTTCCTCGGCGGCGTGTACTATCCGACGCATATCATGCCGTCGTGGCTGCCGCGGCTCTCGGATGCGATCCCGCTCACCTATGGACTGCGCGCATTGCGCGAGACGTTATTGGAAGGCATTCCATTCCGAATGGTCATCCCCGACGTCGCGACGTTGTTCGGGTTCGTCCTCGTGCTCACGGCGCTGAGTCTGTTCGCCCTTACGGAGGCGTTGCATTACGCTCGTCGCAGCGGAACGCTTGCCCAGTACTGA
- a CDS encoding ABC transporter ATP-binding protein: protein MTGIATPTPVQEPSAATARPVSVSLDGLSKRFPMRRGWMDTLRHPRSVTYVPVVQHVSAEVYEGEFFGLLGPNGAGKTTLFKMLATLIFPDAGTATIAGYDIIQDAPRVRRVLAPVIADERSLYWRLSARENLELYGVLQGLDSRASKARADDLLTVVGLDDTGLKIVASFSSGMKQRLLIARALIGGPRVLLLDEPTRSLDPISARQFRAFLREEIAGRQRCTVLLATHNTEEALELCDRVAVLDHGRLLATGTAERLSRENGDELYRLWTRGATQPAIDALVERGVVRDVDLYGTDDDGWSILEMEVPGGPDRTAQVLAFLTEQHVPIARFERVTLSLADLIERIVERRGGAEADDA, encoded by the coding sequence GTGACCGGGATCGCGACGCCGACACCCGTCCAGGAGCCGAGCGCCGCGACCGCCCGTCCGGTCTCGGTGTCGCTGGACGGGCTGAGCAAACGCTTTCCCATGCGTCGCGGCTGGATGGACACGCTCCGGCATCCGCGGAGCGTCACGTACGTGCCCGTGGTGCAACACGTGAGCGCCGAGGTGTATGAGGGCGAATTCTTCGGCCTGCTCGGGCCTAACGGAGCCGGCAAGACCACGCTGTTCAAGATGCTCGCGACGCTGATCTTCCCCGACGCGGGCACGGCGACCATCGCCGGCTACGACATCATCCAGGATGCGCCGCGCGTCCGGCGGGTCCTGGCGCCGGTCATTGCCGATGAGCGCAGCTTGTACTGGCGGCTCTCGGCGCGCGAAAACCTCGAGCTCTATGGGGTGCTGCAAGGACTCGATTCGCGCGCGTCGAAGGCCCGCGCCGACGACCTCCTGACCGTGGTCGGTCTCGACGATACCGGTCTCAAGATCGTCGCCTCGTTCTCGTCGGGCATGAAGCAGCGGCTGCTCATCGCGCGGGCGCTGATCGGTGGGCCGCGCGTGCTCCTGTTGGACGAGCCGACGCGAAGTCTCGATCCCATTTCGGCGCGGCAGTTTCGCGCGTTCCTGCGCGAGGAGATCGCGGGCCGTCAGCGGTGCACGGTGCTGCTGGCCACGCACAACACCGAAGAAGCGCTCGAGCTGTGCGACCGCGTCGCCGTTCTCGATCATGGGCGGTTGCTCGCCACCGGCACGGCCGAGCGACTGTCGAGAGAGAACGGCGACGAGCTGTACCGCTTGTGGACGCGCGGCGCGACTCAGCCGGCGATCGATGCTCTCGTTGAACGCGGCGTGGTGCGCGACGTGGATCTCTACGGCACCGACGATGACGGCTGGTCGATTCTCGAGATGGAAGTTCCGGGCGGCCCGGATCGCACCGCACAGGTTCTTGCCTTTCTCACGGAGCAGCACGTTCCAATCGCGCGCTTCGAGCGCGTGACCCTGTCGTTGGCCGATCTCATCGAGCGAATCGTGGAACGCCGTGGCGGCGCGGAGGCTGACGATGCGTGA
- a CDS encoding asparagine synthase-related protein, which translates to MTAILGVFSAAEDKRTASETVGRRMLEVMRRRGGDVNEIRSFDGAMVAVARHAWECAPDLAGDTLVAEWDGLVVAADASLYYRADLRAALGKRGVVPAGDGAAHLIAAAYRAWGDDCAARLEGDFAFIVWNRKTGRVCAARDFAGKRTLAYAQLGGTLVIASTVTGVLAHPECPAELNLAAIAATAGGLFAAGHETAYTAIQNVPAGWTLARRADQRAELFSHWTPPGVNDRGRGGSSFADGALQLRELLERAAAERMPPQQHVAVWLSGGWDSSAVFGVTEQALQERGTSRLLHPVSMSYPVGDPGREDEFIQETAKRWGADVQWVRITDVPFFDRPSQRAARRDEPFAHAFEMWHRALARGTRAVGARVALDGMGGDQLFQVSDVYFADLLRTGHWLELARDWRAKGGGFRLHDARNFVRTVLDPLLSERARRAITVLRRGRRPTGYLERRPPSWIRRAFAAEHHLEERERAFAPQQGRVSCAAFETEWYLSHAYFPRVFGAVAEFALEEGVDLRSPLYDRRVIEFAASRPRWERSTGRETKLLLRRAVRGLVPDTVLAPRAARTGITSGYFDESMRKQFPFLSNGLMQESALADVGIIDAEEFRRWSEHYVRNGGAQLGVTLLFTLQAEMWLRSRVRPVDALVGELNIARETAVRS; encoded by the coding sequence GGTAATGCGTCGTCGCGGCGGCGATGTGAACGAGATTCGTTCGTTCGACGGCGCGATGGTGGCAGTGGCGCGTCACGCATGGGAATGCGCGCCGGATCTGGCCGGCGACACGCTGGTCGCCGAGTGGGATGGCTTGGTGGTGGCGGCCGATGCGTCGCTTTACTACCGCGCCGATCTGCGGGCTGCGTTAGGCAAGCGCGGCGTGGTGCCCGCCGGCGACGGCGCGGCGCACCTCATTGCGGCGGCGTACCGCGCCTGGGGCGATGACTGCGCCGCGCGTCTCGAGGGCGACTTCGCGTTCATCGTGTGGAACCGGAAGACCGGACGCGTCTGCGCCGCCCGCGATTTCGCGGGCAAGCGCACGCTCGCGTACGCGCAGTTAGGCGGAACGCTCGTCATCGCATCGACGGTCACCGGCGTGTTGGCGCATCCGGAATGTCCGGCCGAGCTCAATCTGGCCGCGATCGCCGCGACGGCCGGCGGCCTGTTCGCCGCGGGCCACGAGACCGCGTATACGGCCATCCAGAACGTGCCCGCCGGGTGGACGTTGGCGCGGCGCGCCGATCAACGCGCTGAGCTTTTCAGTCACTGGACGCCGCCTGGGGTTAACGATCGCGGACGCGGCGGCAGCTCATTCGCGGATGGCGCGCTGCAATTGCGCGAGTTGCTGGAGCGGGCGGCCGCGGAGCGCATGCCGCCACAGCAGCATGTCGCGGTCTGGCTGAGCGGCGGGTGGGATTCGTCCGCCGTGTTTGGCGTGACGGAGCAGGCTCTACAGGAGCGCGGTACCTCGCGGCTACTGCACCCGGTGTCGATGAGCTATCCCGTCGGCGATCCGGGCCGTGAGGACGAGTTCATTCAGGAGACGGCGAAGCGCTGGGGCGCCGATGTGCAGTGGGTGCGCATCACCGATGTGCCGTTCTTCGACCGTCCGTCACAGCGGGCTGCGCGGCGCGACGAGCCGTTTGCGCACGCGTTCGAGATGTGGCATCGCGCGCTCGCGCGCGGCACGCGCGCCGTAGGCGCGAGAGTGGCATTGGATGGAATGGGCGGTGACCAACTCTTCCAAGTGTCGGACGTGTACTTCGCGGATCTGCTGCGCACGGGACACTGGCTCGAGTTGGCGCGTGATTGGCGTGCAAAGGGTGGCGGGTTCAGGCTGCACGACGCGCGGAATTTCGTGCGTACGGTACTCGATCCGTTGTTGAGCGAGCGGGCGCGGCGCGCAATCACCGTGTTGCGCCGCGGTCGTCGCCCAACGGGATACCTCGAGCGTCGTCCGCCTTCGTGGATTCGCCGCGCATTTGCAGCGGAGCATCACCTCGAGGAGCGCGAGCGTGCATTTGCGCCACAGCAAGGACGCGTCAGTTGTGCCGCGTTCGAGACGGAGTGGTATTTGTCGCACGCGTATTTCCCGCGAGTGTTCGGCGCTGTCGCCGAGTTTGCGCTCGAGGAAGGCGTCGACCTGCGTTCGCCGTTGTACGACCGACGGGTGATCGAGTTCGCGGCGTCGCGGCCGCGGTGGGAGCGTTCGACGGGACGGGAGACGAAATTGCTATTGCGTCGGGCGGTGCGCGGCTTGGTTCCGGATACTGTGTTAGCACCGCGGGCCGCTAGGACCGGCATCACATCCGGTTATTTCGACGAGTCGATGCGCAAGCAGTTCCCGTTCCTCAGCAACGGGCTCATGCAAGAGTCCGCACTCGCAGACGTTGGAATAATCGATGCAGAGGAATTTCGTCGTTGGTCCGAGCATTACGTACGAAACGGAGGAGCACAGCTGGGTGTAACGTTGCTTTTCACATTGCAAGCAGAGATGTGGCTGCGTTCTCGCGTGCGCCCAGTGGATGCTTTGGTAGGCGAATTGAATATCGCGCGCGAGACAGCTGTGCGGAGTTAG